Proteins found in one Pontibacter sp. SGAir0037 genomic segment:
- a CDS encoding LptF/LptG family permease produces MKLLDKYILKKFLTTFVFVVLILVSVICVIDFTEKNDDFIKNNVPYNEIIFDYYINLIPYYANILSPITVFIATVFVTAKLASHTEIVAILSSGVSFRRMLVPYVIGASIIGAAIFGLIGWIIPNANKESVAFQVKYTKGPYFFDGRNIHMKVAPNTYVYMESYNNNAHIGYNFALENISGTNLRTKLSSPSVTWMPDKEKWHVSSYTLRTFDGEKETIYKGTTLDTTLNMHPKDFESTYKLEQTLTLPELNAFIAEKKERGADDIETYLIEKYERFSYPFAIIILTVIGVIVSARKARGGVGLQIALGFFLAFVFIIFVITSRSFAQVGDIAPQYAAWIPTVIFTGIGFVLYRYIPR; encoded by the coding sequence TTGAAGCTGCTCGATAAATATATTTTAAAGAAGTTCCTCACCACCTTCGTGTTTGTGGTGCTGATACTGGTGTCGGTTATCTGTGTGATCGACTTTACAGAGAAGAACGACGACTTTATCAAGAACAATGTGCCTTATAATGAGATCATTTTTGATTACTATATCAACCTGATCCCATACTATGCCAATATCTTAAGCCCGATTACCGTATTTATTGCTACCGTTTTTGTAACCGCCAAACTGGCTTCACACACAGAAATTGTAGCCATTCTGAGCAGCGGTGTGAGTTTCAGGAGAATGCTGGTACCTTATGTAATAGGTGCTTCTATCATTGGAGCGGCTATATTCGGCTTAATTGGCTGGATCATACCAAATGCCAATAAAGAAAGTGTTGCTTTTCAGGTGAAGTATACCAAAGGGCCTTACTTTTTTGATGGCCGCAATATTCATATGAAGGTTGCTCCGAATACCTATGTGTATATGGAGAGCTATAACAACAATGCCCATATAGGCTATAATTTCGCACTCGAAAACATATCCGGCACTAATCTCCGGACAAAGCTTTCCAGCCCCAGCGTTACCTGGATGCCGGATAAAGAGAAATGGCATGTGAGCAGCTATACCTTGCGCACGTTTGATGGAGAGAAGGAAACCATCTACAAAGGAACCACGTTGGACACAACCCTGAACATGCACCCAAAGGATTTTGAAAGCACCTATAAACTGGAGCAGACATTAACGCTGCCCGAACTGAATGCTTTTATAGCTGAGAAAAAAGAACGTGGTGCTGATGACATCGAAACATACCTGATAGAAAAATACGAGCGTTTCAGCTATCCTTTTGCCATCATTATTCTAACCGTGATCGGTGTAATTGTGAGTGCCCGTAAAGCAAGAGGAGGAGTTGGACTGCAAATCGCGCTAGGGTTCTTTCTGGCTTTCGTATTCATAATTTTTGTAATTACCAGCCGCAGCTTCGCACAGGTTGGCGACATAGCACCTCAATATGCAGCCTGGATTCCCACTGTTATTTTTACAGGAATCGGCTTCGTTCTCTACCGTTATATACCGCGTTAA
- a CDS encoding DMT family transporter, translating into MPRLKDYFELHFIIFLWGFTAILGKLISIPAVELVFLRTMITAIALGVIIYRRKTVFWLGTGNVLKILGVGFMIAAHWILFFASARVSSVSICLAGMATCSLWTAILEPIFTRKKIKPHEILLALLIMIGLYIIFQFEFDHALGILMAVGSAFLASVFTIINAKLAKVHASTTITCYEMAGACIATGLFFPLYAHLFAEGGTLNFGLSTMDWVYLLVLALVCTVYAYTAAVRLMQRITAYAMNLTVNLEPVYGIVLAWFIFKENEQMSAGFYYGTGVILLSVFIYPILDAQAERRRKLKESFPEEVVVGEK; encoded by the coding sequence ATGCCACGTCTGAAAGATTACTTCGAACTGCATTTTATCATATTCCTCTGGGGATTTACAGCCATACTAGGCAAGCTCATCAGCATACCAGCTGTTGAGCTTGTTTTTTTGCGTACCATGATCACAGCAATAGCATTAGGTGTTATCATTTACAGGCGAAAAACTGTTTTTTGGCTGGGTACTGGCAACGTGCTTAAAATACTGGGAGTCGGCTTTATGATAGCGGCACACTGGATTCTGTTCTTTGCTTCGGCCAGGGTTTCATCGGTCTCTATCTGCCTGGCGGGCATGGCCACCTGCAGCCTCTGGACAGCCATTCTGGAGCCCATCTTTACCAGGAAAAAAATCAAACCCCATGAGATTCTGCTTGCCCTGCTCATCATGATTGGCTTGTACATTATTTTCCAGTTTGAGTTTGATCATGCCCTGGGTATTCTAATGGCGGTAGGCTCTGCTTTCCTGGCTTCTGTATTCACCATCATTAATGCCAAACTGGCAAAGGTGCATGCCTCCACCACCATTACCTGCTACGAAATGGCAGGTGCCTGTATAGCCACAGGCTTGTTTTTCCCGCTTTACGCACACCTTTTTGCCGAAGGCGGCACATTAAATTTTGGCCTGAGTACGATGGACTGGGTATACCTGCTGGTGCTGGCACTGGTTTGCACCGTGTATGCCTATACAGCGGCTGTTCGCCTGATGCAACGGATTACGGCATACGCCATGAACCTTACTGTAAACCTGGAGCCTGTGTATGGCATTGTACTCGCCTGGTTTATTTTTAAGGAAAACGAACAAATGTCTGCCGGATTCTACTATGGCACCGGCGTTATCCTACTCAGTGTGTTTATTTACCCTATCCTGGATGCGCAGGCAGAGCGGCGTAGAAAGTTAAAGGAGTCCTTTCCAGAGGAGGTAGTGGTCGGGGAAAAGTAA
- the ispE gene encoding 4-(cytidine 5'-diphospho)-2-C-methyl-D-erythritol kinase: MLDFPNAKLNIGLFITEKRADGFHNLESCFYPVKWCDALEILPAEEEQFSMSGLPVPGNPDTNLCLKAYKLLQEKYNLPAVHIHLHKIIPMGAGLGGGSSDAAFTLKQLDKLFSLNLKVEELQDYARRLGSDCAFFVRNQPVLAIERGDVFNELQLDLSGYSCLVIYPGLHITTAEAYGNVVPKQPKNSLKELLQQPIESWKDSVKNDFEEALFPKYPELAHLKEQLYAAGAVYASMTGSGSALFGLFKGNVPENLLFPDHYLLWKGLL; encoded by the coding sequence ATGCTCGATTTCCCGAATGCAAAATTAAATATTGGTTTGTTTATTACAGAGAAACGTGCCGACGGTTTTCATAACCTGGAATCGTGCTTTTACCCTGTGAAATGGTGTGACGCGCTGGAGATATTACCAGCCGAAGAAGAGCAGTTTTCTATGAGTGGCTTACCTGTGCCCGGCAATCCCGATACAAACCTTTGCCTAAAAGCATATAAGCTGCTTCAGGAAAAATATAACCTGCCTGCCGTGCACATACACCTGCACAAAATTATACCAATGGGTGCAGGCCTTGGAGGAGGGTCTTCGGATGCAGCCTTTACGTTAAAGCAGTTGGACAAGCTGTTTAGCCTGAACCTTAAAGTTGAAGAACTACAGGATTATGCCCGCCGACTTGGCAGCGATTGTGCTTTTTTTGTGAGAAACCAGCCTGTGCTGGCGATAGAGCGGGGCGATGTATTTAACGAGCTGCAACTCGATTTGAGTGGGTACAGCTGCCTGGTTATTTACCCTGGTCTACATATTACCACTGCAGAAGCCTATGGTAATGTGGTGCCAAAGCAGCCCAAAAATTCTCTAAAAGAACTGTTGCAGCAACCGATCGAAAGCTGGAAAGATAGCGTAAAGAACGATTTCGAGGAAGCGCTTTTCCCAAAATACCCGGAGCTTGCGCATCTTAAGGAGCAGTTGTATGCTGCGGGAGCAGTATATGCCTCTATGACAGGCTCTGGCTCTGCTTTGTTTGGTCTGTTTAAAGGAAACGTGCCGGAGAACTTACTTTTCCCCGACCACTACCTCCTCTGGAAAGGACTCCTTTAA
- a CDS encoding sugar transferase, protein MYVKFVKRLLDIIVAAVMLVLCLPLLAGVAICLGIANRGAILFRQQRPGRLGKPFYIYKFKTMTDACNALGELKPDGERLTPIGKWIRKTSLDELPQLYNVLCGDVSLVGPRPLLMEYLPLYSADQARRHEVRPGITGWAQVNGRNAISWEEKFILDLWYVEHISFKTDTLILFKSIKQVWHGRGVNLEGHATTSKFKGTQPLRD, encoded by the coding sequence ATGTATGTAAAATTTGTCAAACGATTGCTGGATATAATAGTAGCTGCGGTTATGTTGGTACTGTGCCTGCCTTTGCTGGCAGGTGTGGCAATCTGTTTAGGCATAGCAAACAGAGGTGCTATCCTTTTCAGGCAGCAACGCCCCGGCAGGCTTGGAAAGCCTTTCTACATCTATAAGTTTAAAACCATGACTGATGCCTGCAACGCTCTGGGAGAACTTAAACCAGACGGGGAAAGGCTTACACCTATCGGCAAGTGGATACGAAAAACCTCGCTGGACGAGTTGCCGCAGCTGTACAATGTGCTATGCGGAGATGTAAGCTTAGTCGGGCCACGACCGCTCCTAATGGAGTACCTGCCTCTTTATTCTGCCGATCAGGCAAGGCGGCATGAGGTGAGGCCCGGTATAACGGGTTGGGCACAGGTTAACGGCCGAAACGCTATTTCCTGGGAAGAAAAATTTATACTCGATTTGTGGTACGTGGAACATATTTCTTTTAAAACCGATACGCTTATACTTTTTAAAAGCATAAAACAGGTATGGCATGGCAGAGGTGTAAACCTGGAAGGCCATGCCACCACCAGTAAGTTTAAAGGAACTCAGCCGCTAAGAGATTGA
- a CDS encoding DegT/DnrJ/EryC1/StrS aminotransferase family protein has product MGGHEKNYVQKALEDNWVSTAGPNLAGFEHDICQHTNARHAVVLSSATAAIHLALRLLGVQPGHKVICSTFTFVAAANPILYMGATPVFVESEANSWNMCPDTLREAIEDCMKSGEKPACIILVHLYGMPAKLKKIVAIAEEYDIPIIEDAAEALGSRYSGHQVGTFGRIGIFSFNGNKIITTSGGGALVTPDEETANQARFLANQAKEDAPHYQHSQLGYNYRLSNVSAGIGRGQIEVLEKRVQQRREIYNYYKANLESFGLEFLPEPKNCFSNRWLTTVLLHPETGKTPENLRLELEEHNIESRPLCKPMHLQPLYQQAAYYGDNLSGKLFERGLCLPSSSSLTEEELAKVVQVLKKVLPEVY; this is encoded by the coding sequence ATGGGCGGACACGAAAAGAACTATGTGCAAAAAGCACTTGAAGACAATTGGGTTTCAACTGCCGGACCAAATCTGGCTGGATTTGAGCACGACATCTGCCAGCACACAAATGCCCGCCATGCTGTAGTATTAAGTTCTGCGACAGCAGCTATACACTTAGCATTACGCTTATTAGGCGTACAACCTGGTCATAAAGTTATTTGCTCTACCTTTACATTTGTAGCAGCGGCCAACCCTATATTATACATGGGTGCAACGCCTGTTTTTGTAGAGAGTGAGGCTAATTCCTGGAACATGTGCCCGGATACCTTGCGCGAAGCGATAGAGGATTGCATGAAATCCGGTGAAAAACCTGCCTGTATTATTTTGGTGCACCTTTACGGAATGCCTGCCAAGCTAAAAAAAATAGTAGCTATTGCCGAAGAGTATGACATTCCGATTATCGAGGACGCTGCTGAGGCTTTAGGCTCCCGTTACAGTGGCCACCAGGTTGGCACCTTCGGGCGCATTGGCATTTTTTCCTTTAATGGAAACAAGATCATTACGACTTCAGGCGGAGGAGCTTTGGTAACGCCCGACGAAGAAACAGCTAATCAGGCTCGCTTCCTGGCAAATCAGGCCAAAGAAGATGCTCCGCATTACCAGCACTCTCAACTAGGGTATAACTACCGCTTAAGCAACGTGAGTGCCGGAATCGGACGCGGCCAGATTGAGGTACTGGAAAAACGTGTACAGCAGCGCAGAGAAATATACAACTACTACAAGGCAAACCTGGAAAGCTTCGGGTTAGAGTTTTTGCCTGAACCTAAGAACTGCTTTTCTAACCGTTGGCTCACAACTGTACTGCTTCATCCTGAAACAGGAAAGACACCTGAAAACCTTAGGCTGGAGTTGGAGGAGCATAACATTGAGTCTAGGCCGCTGTGTAAGCCTATGCACTTGCAACCACTTTATCAACAAGCTGCCTACTACGGCGACAACCTGAGTGGAAAGCTATTTGAAAGAGGGCTTTGCCTTCCTTCCAGCAGCAGTTTAACCGAAGAAGAACTGGCCAAAGTAGTGCAGGTGCTGAAGAAAGTGTTGCCTGAAGTATATTAA
- a CDS encoding PLP-dependent aspartate aminotransferase family protein codes for MSIIKPKTTPIYQTSVFTFEDLNELELYFEEPGQHYMYTRHGNPNSDELAEEINKLEGGAGAIVTSSGMSAILAGILAYCQAGDHLLCAEEIYGGSSALILQELSRLGISVSFVPNEELYALDAYVKPETKMLLAETMSNPLLQVMDIEQLAQETKRVHIKLLVDNTFATPAVVKPLELGADIVIHSVTKYLSGHSDVTAGVVIGKEEAAYLRAKQIVMVYGLNLSPFESWLAARGLKTLHLRMRQHSSNALTIARFLQQHPKVSQVWYPGLPEHPQHQVASKQGRGLFGGMLSFRISDTLEDVNHFMQSLEHIPFAPSLAGVSTSISSPLRTSHRSLTPEKQQRLGITLGVIRLSVGIEEPETLIADLKQALDKI; via the coding sequence ATGTCTATCATCAAGCCAAAAACCACTCCCATATACCAAACATCTGTTTTTACTTTTGAAGATCTGAACGAGCTGGAGCTTTACTTTGAGGAGCCAGGGCAACATTATATGTATACCCGGCATGGTAATCCTAATTCAGATGAACTGGCAGAAGAGATTAATAAACTGGAAGGTGGGGCAGGAGCAATTGTAACATCTTCGGGTATGTCGGCTATACTTGCCGGAATACTGGCCTATTGCCAGGCAGGCGATCATCTGCTTTGCGCCGAAGAAATTTACGGAGGATCATCTGCCCTTATTTTACAGGAGCTTTCACGTTTAGGTATCTCCGTTTCTTTTGTGCCCAACGAAGAGCTGTATGCGCTGGATGCCTATGTGAAGCCGGAAACGAAGATGTTGCTTGCCGAAACCATGAGTAACCCTCTGCTCCAGGTAATGGACATTGAACAGTTGGCGCAAGAGACAAAGCGGGTTCATATAAAACTTTTAGTTGACAATACCTTTGCTACTCCGGCAGTAGTTAAGCCGCTGGAGTTAGGAGCTGATATAGTAATCCATAGTGTCACAAAGTATCTTTCCGGGCATAGTGATGTAACAGCTGGTGTGGTGATTGGTAAAGAAGAGGCAGCTTATCTGCGGGCAAAGCAAATTGTGATGGTATACGGTTTAAACCTGAGCCCTTTCGAAAGTTGGCTGGCAGCCAGGGGGCTGAAGACATTGCACCTGCGTATGCGGCAACACAGCAGCAACGCCTTAACCATAGCCAGATTTCTGCAGCAGCATCCGAAGGTAAGTCAGGTGTGGTATCCGGGCCTGCCGGAGCACCCGCAACATCAGGTGGCCAGCAAGCAGGGGCGCGGCTTATTCGGTGGAATGCTTTCTTTCAGAATCAGCGATACATTAGAAGACGTGAATCACTTTATGCAATCGCTGGAGCATATCCCGTTTGCGCCATCTCTGGCGGGAGTTAGTACTTCTATCTCTTCGCCTTTGCGCACCTCTCACCGTTCCCTAACACCCGAAAAGCAGCAGAGATTAGGTATCACGCTGGGTGTAATACGTTTGTCGGTAGGAATTGAAGAGCCGGAAACACTGATTGCTGACCTGAAACAGGCGCTGGATAAAATCTGA
- the atpC gene encoding ATP synthase F1 subunit epsilon, which translates to MYLEIITPDKKVFAGEVEAAQFPGTNGSFEVLNSHAPLVSTLERGRLRITTKQGQEFFTVDGGVVEVLNNKIIVLAESVVE; encoded by the coding sequence ATGTATTTAGAAATAATCACACCTGATAAAAAGGTATTTGCCGGTGAAGTGGAAGCTGCTCAGTTTCCTGGCACAAATGGGTCTTTCGAGGTTTTAAACTCGCATGCTCCACTTGTAAGTACATTGGAGAGAGGCAGGCTTCGTATCACAACCAAACAAGGGCAAGAATTCTTTACTGTAGATGGTGGTGTGGTGGAAGTGCTGAACAATAAAATTATTGTACTTGCTGAATCTGTAGTTGAGTAA
- the atpD gene encoding F0F1 ATP synthase subunit beta: MANIGRITQVIGPVVDVSFVGENSKLPNILDALQVTKDNGQVIVLECQQHLGEDRVRTIAMDSTEGLSRGVEVLDLGAPIKMPTGEGIKGRLFNVIGEAIDGIAQPVSTGGLPIHRPSPRFEDLATSSEVLYTGIKVIDLIEPYAKGGKIGLFGGAGVGKTVLIQELINNIAKAHGGLSVFAGVGERTREGNDLLREMIESGIVRYGEEFLESLEHGGWDLSKVDTAALAESKATFVFGQMNEPPGARARVALSGLTMAEYFRDGEPGESGAGRDILFFVDNIFRFTQAGSEVSALLGRMPSAVGYQPTLATEMGAMQERITSTKRGSITSVQAVYVPADDLTDPAPATTFAHLDATTVLSRKISELGIYPAVDPLDSTSRILTADIVGAEHYNTAQRVKEILQRYKELQDIIAILGMDELSDEDKLVVHRARRVQRFLSQPFHVAEQFTGLKGVLVDIKDTIRGFNEIMDGKHDHLPEASFNLVGTIEDAVAKGEKMLAEAR, from the coding sequence ATGGCGAATATTGGCAGAATTACCCAGGTTATTGGTCCGGTTGTGGACGTTAGCTTTGTGGGTGAAAATAGTAAGCTACCAAATATTTTGGATGCCCTGCAAGTAACGAAAGACAATGGCCAGGTAATCGTTCTGGAATGTCAGCAGCACCTTGGTGAAGACCGTGTACGTACCATCGCGATGGACTCTACAGAAGGTTTAAGCCGTGGTGTGGAAGTACTTGATCTTGGTGCTCCAATTAAAATGCCGACAGGCGAAGGCATTAAAGGACGTCTTTTCAATGTAATTGGGGAGGCTATAGACGGTATTGCACAGCCTGTGAGCACTGGTGGTTTGCCAATCCACAGACCTTCGCCACGTTTCGAAGACCTTGCAACTTCTTCTGAAGTTCTTTATACAGGTATCAAAGTAATCGATCTTATCGAGCCTTATGCAAAAGGTGGTAAAATCGGTTTGTTCGGTGGTGCCGGAGTAGGTAAAACAGTACTTATCCAGGAGCTGATCAACAACATTGCGAAAGCACACGGTGGTCTTTCTGTATTTGCCGGTGTAGGTGAGCGTACCCGTGAAGGAAACGACCTGCTTCGTGAGATGATCGAGTCCGGAATTGTACGTTACGGCGAAGAGTTCTTAGAGTCGCTTGAGCACGGCGGATGGGATCTTTCTAAAGTGGATACTGCTGCACTGGCTGAATCTAAAGCAACATTCGTGTTTGGCCAGATGAACGAGCCGCCAGGGGCACGTGCCCGTGTAGCGCTTTCTGGTCTTACCATGGCGGAATATTTCCGTGACGGTGAGCCAGGTGAGAGTGGTGCTGGTCGCGATATCCTGTTCTTCGTAGACAACATCTTCCGTTTCACGCAGGCGGGCTCTGAGGTATCGGCTCTACTTGGCCGTATGCCATCTGCGGTAGGTTACCAGCCAACACTGGCAACTGAAATGGGTGCCATGCAGGAGCGTATTACGTCTACAAAACGTGGCTCTATTACTTCGGTACAGGCTGTTTACGTACCTGCCGACGACTTAACTGACCCTGCTCCAGCAACAACCTTTGCTCACTTGGATGCAACAACGGTACTTTCCCGTAAAATCTCTGAGCTGGGTATCTACCCTGCAGTGGACCCGCTGGATTCTACATCCAGAATCCTTACTGCCGACATTGTAGGTGCAGAGCATTATAATACAGCACAGCGTGTAAAAGAAATTCTGCAGCGCTACAAAGAGCTTCAGGATATCATTGCTATCCTAGGTATGGATGAACTTTCTGACGAAGACAAGCTGGTAGTACACAGAGCACGTCGTGTACAGCGCTTCCTGTCTCAGCCGTTCCACGTAGCAGAGCAATTTACAGGCCTTAAAGGTGTGTTGGTTGATATCAAAGACACCATCAGAGGCTTTAACGAGATCATGGACGGTAAGCATGACCACCTTCCTGAAGCTTCTTTCAACCTGGTAGGTACTATCGAGGATGCAGTAGCCAAAGGTGAGAAAATGCTTGCCGAAGCAAGATAG
- a CDS encoding DPP IV N-terminal domain-containing protein encodes MRKLYLTLLATLTCLSVWAQPTASAPAKGNYQLASRFSPKKLQKLIFTTNLDPHWLRNSDRFWYEYETSNGKNWYIVDPATKSKKLLFNTDKLASAVTMIVQDPFDAQHFPIENLKFSDDEKSIQFEIKSTIDEVKKDRPNKTAPDSLQKKTFFFRYNLQTEQLEELKDYEKPKAKPRWASVSPDQSMVVFARNFNLYWMDKANYEKALKNDKDTTIVEHQLTKDGVEFYSYGDSRGETNVEREKNKKDRKPAQILWSPDSKHFAMIRTDERQVKDLWVIHHTAQGRPALETYKYHMPGEKEAPKREMLVFDVAAKTSAKINAAAFKDQELSIWPAPALQKNRDDEHRPFLWHGNNSKFYFTRTSRDLKKIDICQYDLASGTVTPVINERFNTYVEVTRVGLVNDGRELVHWSERDGWGHFYLYDAAGKLKNRITSGSFHCEEIVGIDEKNRVLYFTANGRENGEDPYLMHLYSVKLDGTGLTLLNKGNFDNNVSMNDANTFFINTASRVNTVPVSALYNSKGRKLMDLEKADLSRLMTTGYKFPEPFQVKADDGVTDIYGVMYKPFDFDSTKTYPVIAYVYPGPQTEAVNKSFGRSMDRIDRLAQLGFVVITVGNRGGHPARSKWYHTYGYGNLRDYGLADKKAAIEQLADRYRYIDINRVGITGHSGGGFMSTAAMLVYPDFFKVAVSGAGNHENNIYNRWWSEKHHGVKEIISPKGDTTFQYAIDKNPDLAKNLKGHLLLVTGDVDNNVHPANTIRMANALIKANKRFDFMLMPGQRHAFGDMTEYFFWLMGDYFTKHLLGDYSQTVDIAEINRETENTGISKSRISARPEEE; translated from the coding sequence ATGCGAAAACTTTATCTAACCCTTTTAGCCACCTTAACCTGCCTTAGTGTGTGGGCGCAGCCAACTGCCTCTGCCCCGGCCAAAGGCAATTACCAGTTAGCTTCCCGCTTCTCACCTAAAAAGCTGCAAAAGCTTATTTTCACTACAAACCTCGATCCGCACTGGCTCAGGAACTCCGACCGCTTCTGGTATGAGTATGAGACGTCTAATGGCAAAAACTGGTATATAGTAGATCCGGCTACTAAATCTAAAAAGTTGCTGTTTAACACCGATAAACTTGCATCTGCTGTTACCATGATTGTACAGGACCCTTTCGATGCCCAGCACTTCCCTATCGAAAACCTGAAGTTCTCTGACGATGAAAAAAGCATCCAGTTTGAAATTAAAAGCACGATAGACGAGGTAAAAAAAGACAGGCCCAACAAAACTGCTCCGGATTCACTACAAAAGAAAACTTTCTTTTTCCGGTATAACCTGCAAACAGAGCAACTGGAAGAACTGAAAGATTATGAGAAACCAAAGGCTAAACCACGATGGGCCTCTGTTTCTCCGGATCAGTCGATGGTAGTCTTTGCCCGTAACTTTAACCTATACTGGATGGATAAGGCCAACTACGAAAAGGCCCTTAAAAATGACAAGGACACAACTATCGTAGAGCATCAGTTAACCAAAGATGGTGTTGAGTTTTACAGCTACGGCGACTCCAGGGGAGAAACTAACGTGGAGCGCGAGAAAAACAAAAAAGACCGCAAGCCAGCGCAAATACTCTGGTCGCCTGATTCGAAGCATTTTGCCATGATCCGAACAGATGAGCGACAGGTAAAAGACCTTTGGGTAATACACCATACGGCACAAGGCCGACCAGCTCTTGAAACATACAAGTACCACATGCCGGGCGAAAAAGAAGCACCTAAGCGTGAAATGCTGGTATTTGATGTAGCAGCTAAAACTTCAGCCAAAATAAATGCAGCAGCTTTTAAAGACCAGGAGCTATCTATATGGCCTGCTCCGGCCTTGCAAAAAAACCGTGACGATGAGCACAGGCCATTTTTGTGGCACGGCAACAACAGCAAATTTTACTTTACCCGCACCAGCCGCGACCTGAAGAAAATTGATATTTGCCAATACGACCTGGCAAGCGGTACTGTAACGCCTGTAATTAACGAACGCTTTAACACCTATGTGGAGGTAACGCGCGTTGGCTTGGTGAACGATGGCCGGGAACTGGTACATTGGTCGGAGCGCGATGGCTGGGGGCACTTTTATTTATACGATGCTGCCGGAAAGCTAAAAAACAGAATTACCTCCGGTTCCTTTCACTGTGAAGAGATTGTAGGTATTGATGAGAAAAACCGTGTGCTATACTTTACAGCTAATGGCCGCGAAAACGGAGAAGACCCTTACCTGATGCACCTCTACAGTGTAAAACTGGATGGAACGGGCCTCACCTTGCTTAACAAAGGCAACTTTGATAACAATGTGAGCATGAACGACGCAAACACATTCTTTATAAATACAGCTTCGAGAGTAAACACAGTTCCGGTCTCTGCCTTATATAACAGCAAAGGCCGTAAGCTGATGGACCTGGAAAAGGCCGACCTTTCACGCCTGATGACAACGGGATATAAATTCCCGGAACCGTTCCAGGTGAAAGCTGATGACGGCGTAACTGACATTTACGGGGTAATGTACAAGCCATTCGATTTCGACTCCACCAAAACCTACCCTGTTATTGCCTATGTTTACCCAGGTCCGCAAACGGAGGCGGTCAACAAATCTTTTGGCAGAAGCATGGACCGCATAGACCGCCTGGCTCAGCTTGGCTTTGTTGTTATTACAGTGGGTAACCGTGGCGGCCACCCTGCCCGCTCCAAATGGTACCACACCTACGGCTACGGCAACCTGCGCGATTATGGCCTGGCCGACAAAAAAGCGGCCATTGAACAACTTGCTGACCGCTACCGCTACATCGACATTAACCGTGTAGGTATAACAGGGCATTCGGGAGGTGGCTTTATGTCTACTGCCGCCATGCTGGTATACCCTGACTTCTTTAAAGTAGCTGTATCCGGAGCCGGCAACCACGAAAACAACATCTACAACCGCTGGTGGAGCGAGAAGCATCATGGTGTAAAAGAAATAATTTCTCCGAAAGGAGATACCACTTTTCAGTATGCCATCGATAAGAACCCCGATCTGGCGAAGAACCTGAAAGGGCACTTACTGCTTGTTACCGGCGATGTAGACAATAATGTGCATCCTGCCAATACTATTCGGATGGCGAACGCACTTATAAAGGCCAATAAGCGCTTTGACTTTATGCTGATGCCAGGGCAACGGCATGCCTTTGGCGACATGACAGAGTATTTCTTCTGGCTGATGGGCGATTATTTTACAAAACACCTGCTAGGCGATTATTCCCAAACAGTGGATATTGCTGAAATCAACAGGGAAACAGAGAACACAGGAATCTCTAAAAGCAGGATTTCTGCAAGGCCTGAAGAGGAATAG
- a CDS encoding nuclear transport factor 2 family protein, whose amino-acid sequence MKQNLSLLLLFLCITLAATAQSREEKEVASAVEKLRTAMVDANKQQLENMAAAELSYGHSSGTIKDKAAFVESIVSGKSDFVTLELSNQTIKVVGSTAIVRHQLDAQTNDGGIPGNVKIGVMLIWQKQNNSWKLLARQAYKI is encoded by the coding sequence ATGAAACAGAACTTATCCCTTCTTCTGCTCTTCCTTTGCATAACTCTTGCCGCTACTGCTCAAAGCAGAGAAGAAAAAGAAGTGGCAAGCGCTGTAGAAAAGTTAAGAACAGCCATGGTAGATGCAAATAAACAGCAGCTTGAAAATATGGCGGCCGCAGAACTTAGCTACGGGCACTCCAGTGGCACAATAAAAGACAAGGCAGCCTTTGTAGAATCGATAGTAAGCGGAAAATCTGATTTCGTAACGCTCGAACTGTCTAATCAAACTATAAAAGTTGTGGGCAGTACTGCCATTGTACGACACCAACTAGATGCGCAGACAAACGACGGCGGCATCCCCGGCAACGTTAAGATAGGTGTTATGCTCATCTGGCAAAAACAAAATAACTCCTGGAAGTTGCTTGCCAGGCAGGCATATAAAATTTAG